A single region of the Triticum dicoccoides isolate Atlit2015 ecotype Zavitan chromosome 2B, WEW_v2.0, whole genome shotgun sequence genome encodes:
- the LOC119367595 gene encoding beta-hexosaminidase 2-like: protein MAAKKGLLAAVLLLSLLSSPLPSRAQASSSFPVNVWPKPTSMSWAEPLAAMPVSASFRIVGTSGNSPYLVSATQRYTALLFAERYRPIVRPAVNVTAGGPALQSLTVSVSDLSAPLQDGVDESYALEILPTGVATITAATVWAAMHGLETFSQLAWRGRQGELLVAAGVRVEDKPLYQHRGLMLDTGRTYFPVVDILRTIDTMAANKMNVFHWHITDSQSFPIELPSEPMLAEMGAYGEDMRYTVKDVKRIVEFAMSRGVRVVPEIDAPGHTASWAGAYPEAVSCAGKFWLPDASDWGSRLAAEPGSGQLNPLEPKTYEVMTNIINDLTSLFPEGFYHAGADEVTPGCWETDPSIQADMEKGGTLSQLLEHYVRAAGYRAIVSSASFYYLDCGHGDFVGNNSVYDDQRSDYKTDGGSWCGPFKTWQRVYDYDIAYNLTAEEAKLVIGGEVALWTEQADSTVLDARIWPRASAMAEALWSGNRDASGRKRYAEATDRLNDWRHRMVGRGIRAEPIQPLWCRTRPGMCDMVR from the exons ATGGCGGCGAAGAAGGGCCTTCTCGCCGCCGTCCTGCTCCTGTCCTTGCTGAGCTCGCCGCTGCCTTCGCGCGCCCAGGCATCGTCGTCGTTCCCCGTCAATGTCTGGCCCAAGCCGACGTCCATGTCCTGGGCGGAGCCTCTCGCCGCCATGCCGGTGTCCGCGTCGTTCCGCATCGTCGGGACGTCCGGGAACAGCCCGTACCTCGTCTCCGCCACGCAGCGCTACACCGCGCTGCTCTTCGCCGAGAGGTACAGGCCCATCGTCCGGCCGGCGGTCAATGTCACCGCCGGGGGCCCCGCGCTCCAGAGCCTGACCGTGTCCGTGTCCGACCTGTCCGCCCCGCTCCAGGACGGCGTGGACGAGTCCTACGCGCTGGAAATCCTCCCCACGGGCGTGGCCACCATCACGGCTGCCACGGTATGGGCCGCCATGCACGGGCTGGAGACGTTCTCGCAGCTCGCGTGGAGGGGCCGGCAAGGGGAGCTGCTGGTGGCCGCCGGCGTGCGCGTGGAGGACAAGCCTTTGTACCAGCACCGGGGCCTGATGCTCGATACCGGGAGGACCTACTTCCCCGTCGTGGACATCCTGCGGACGATAGACACCATGGCGGCCAACAAGATGAACGTGTTCCACTGGCACATCACGGACTCGCAGTCGTTCCCCATCGAGCTGCCGTCCGAGCCGATGCTCGCGGAGATGGGCGCGTACGGTGAGGACATGAGGTACACCGTCAAGGACGTCAAGCGCATCGTCGAGTTCGCCATGAGCCGCGGCGTCCGCGTCGTGCCGGAGATAGACGCGCCGG GCCACACGGCGTCGTGGGCCGGCGCGTACCCGGAGGCGGTGTCCTGCGCGGGCAAGTTCTGGCTGCCCGACGCGAGCGACTGGGGCAGCAGGCTCGCGGCCGAGCCGGGGTCCGGCCAGCTGAACCCGCTGGAGCCCAAGACGTACGAGGTGATGACCAACATCATCAACGACCTCACCTCCCTCTTCCCGGAAGGCTTCTACCACGCCGGCGCCGACGAGGTGACCCCGGGATGCTGGGAGACGGACCCGTCGATCCAGGCGGACATGGAGAAGGGCGGCACCCTGAGCCAGCTCCTGGAGCACTACGTGCGCGCG GCCGGGTACCGCGCCATCGTCTCCTCCGCGTCCTTCTACTACCTCGACTGCGGCCACGGCGACTTCGTCGGGAACAACAGCGTGTACGACGACCAGAGGAGCGACTACAAGACGGACGGGGGCTCGTGGTGCGGGCCGTTCAAGACGTGGCAACGGGTGTACGACTACGACATCGCGTACAATCTCACCGCGGAAGAGGCCAAGCTGGTCAtcggcggcgaggtggcgctgtGGACGGAGCAGGCCGACTCGACGGTCCTGGACGCCAGGATCTGGCCgcgggcgtcggccatggcggaggcGCTGTGGTCCGGCAACCGCGACGCGTCCGGGAGGAAGCGGTACGCGGAGGCCACGGACAGGCTCAACGACTGGCGGCACCGCATGGTGGGGCGAGGGATCCGCGCCGAGCCCATCCAGCCGCTCTGGTGCCGCACGCGCCCGGGAATGTGCGACATGGTTCGGTGA